In Tursiops truncatus isolate mTurTru1 chromosome X, mTurTru1.mat.Y, whole genome shotgun sequence, the following proteins share a genomic window:
- the LAS1L gene encoding ribosomal biogenesis protein LAS1L isoform X10 yields MKEPENCWYPMKRSSLREALLDAFLDDGFLIPTFEQLAALQLDYEENVDLNDVLVPRPFSQFWQPLLRGLHSQTFTQALLERMLSELPALGDTGIRPTYILRWTIELIVANTKTGRNARRFSASQWEARKNWRLFNCSASLDWPQVVESCLGSPCWASPQLLQLIFKAMGQVLPDEEQEKLLRICSIYTQSGENNLVQEGSEASPIGKSPYTLDSLYWSLKPAGSSSGPEGEAQQQEEQGSLNDAKEDEKKKQEALEDQMEEEEGEEEEEENDDQKWEEEEEGDDDDDDDDGDDDDDDDDDDGEDEEEEDRMEVGPFSMEEESPTAENARLLAQKRGALEGSTWQVSSEDVRWDTFPLGRMPGQTEDPSELMLENYDTMYLLDQPVLDQRLEPPTCKTGTLGLSCSIGSGNCSNGSNDSGNLDGLLWSQGQLHGLKSGLQLF; encoded by the exons ATG AAAGAGCCCGAGAACTGCTGGTATCCTATGAAGAGGAGCAGTTTAAG GGAGGCTCTGCTAGATGCTTTTCTGGATGACGGCTTTCTCATCCCCACATTTGAACAGTTGGCGGCTTTGCAGTTAGACTATGAAG AAAACGTGGACTTGAATGACGTCCTGGTGCCAAGGCCGTTCTCTCAATTCTGGCAGCCCCTGCTCAGGGGCCTCCACTCCCAGACCTTCACACAGGCCCTGCTGGAAAGGATGCTCTCTGAGCTGCCAGCCCTGGGGGACACTGGGATCCGGCCCACCTACATCCTCAGATGGACCATTGAACTGATCGTGGCTAACACCAAAACTG gaCGGAACGCCCGCCGGTTTTCTGCAAGCCAGTGGGAAGCGAGGAAGAACTGGAGGCTATTCAACTGCTCTGCCTCCCTTGACTGGCCCCAGGTGGTTGAGTCCTGCTTGGGTTCACCTTGCTGGGCCAGCCCCCAACTCCTTCAGCT CATCTTCAAAGCCATGGGGCAGGTCCTGCCAGACGAGGAGCAGGAGAAGCTGCTGCGCATCTGTTCCATTTATACCCAGAGTGGAGAAAACAACCTGGTGCAGGAGGGCTCAGAGGCTTCCCCCATTGGGAAGTCTCCATACACACTGGACAGCCTGTACTGGAGCCTCAAACCAGCTGGCTCGAGCTCTGGACCTGAAGGAGAAGCCCAGCAACAGGAGGAACAGGGCAGCCTTAATGATGCCAAGGAAGATGAGAAGAAGAAGCAAGAGGCCTTGGAAGACCagatggaagaggaggagggagaggaggaggaagaggaaaatgatgaccagaagtgggaggaggaggaggaaggtgatgatgatgacgacgacGACGACGGCGATGATGACGACGACGATGATGACGACGACGGCGaagatgaggaggaggaagacaggaTGGAAGTGGGGCCTTTCTCTATGGAGGAAGAGTCCCCCACTGCTGAGAATGCCAGGCTCCTGGCCCAGAAAAGAGGAGCTTTAGAGGGCTCTACATGGCAAGTTAGCTCAG AAGATGTACGATGGGACACTTTCCCCTTAGGCCGAATGCCAGGTCAGACTGAAGACCCATCAGAGCTTATGCTGGAGAATTATGACACCATGTATCTTTTGGACCAGCCTGTGCTAGACCAGCGGCTGGAACCCCCAACATGCAAGACTGG